A region of Capra hircus breed San Clemente chromosome 11, ASM170441v1, whole genome shotgun sequence DNA encodes the following proteins:
- the IAH1 gene encoding isoamyl acetate-hydrolyzing esterase 1 homolog isoform X2 — translation MLECLLMEKRGNDSAEQKCDVLNRGFSGYNTRWAKIILPRLVRKGSGLDSPVAVTIFFGANDSALKDENPKQHVPLEEFVANLRSMVRYLRSVDVPEGRLILITPPPLCEAAWAQECLQQGCKLNRLNSVVGEYARGCLQVAQDCGAEALDLWTLMQKDGQDFSSYLSDGLHLSPKGNEFVFSHLWPLIEKKVSSLPFLLPYWRDIAEARPELSLLGDGDH, via the exons aaaatgtgaCGTCCTGAATCGTGGATTTTCAGGTTACAACACCAGATGGGCCAAAATTATCCTCCCCCGACTCGTCAGGAAGGGGAGCGGGCTGGATAGCCCAGTGGCTGTCACAATTTTCTTTGGTGCCAATGACAGTGCGCTCAAAG ACGAGAACCCCAAGCAGCATGTGCCCCTGGAGGAGTTCGTGGCGAACCTAAGGAGCATGGTGCGGTACCTGCGGTCTGTGGACGTGCCTGAGGGCAGGCTCATCCTCATCACACCGCCCCCGCTCTGTGAGGCTGCGTGGGCACAGGAGTGCCTCCAGCAAG GCTGCAAATTAAATCGCCTGAACTCAGTTGTTGGTGAATATGCCAGGGGCTGTTTACAGGTAGCCCAGGACTGCGGGGCTGAGGCACTCGACCTGTGGACTCTGATGCAGAAGGACGGTCAG GACTTTTCCTCCTATTTGTCAGACGGACTACATTTATCACCAAAAGGAAATGAGTTTGTATTCTCCCATCTCTGGCCTTTGATAGAGAAGAAAGTCTCCTCCCTGCCTTTTCTGCTCCCCTACTGGCGAGACATAGCAGAAGCAAGACCGGAACTCAGTCTCCTGGGAGATGGGGACCACTAG
- the LOC102187409 gene encoding 60S ribosomal protein L36a-like, whose amino-acid sequence MVNVPKTCRTFCKKCGKHQPHEVTQYRKGKGSLYAQGKRRYDRKQSGYGGQTKPIFRKKAKTTKKIVLGLECVEPNCRSKRMLAIKRCKHFELGGDKKRKGQVIQF is encoded by the coding sequence ATGGTGAATGTTCCAAAAACCTGCCGGACTTTCTGTAAGAAGTGTGGGAAGCATCAGCCCCACGAAGTGACACAGTACAGGAAGGGCAAGGGTTCTCTGTATGCCCAGGGAAAGCGGCGCTATGACAGGAAACAGAGTGGCTATGGTGGGCAGACTAAGCCGATTTTCCGGAAAAAGGCTAAAACTACAAAGAAGATTGTACTGGGGCTTGAATGTGTTGAGCCCAACTGTAGATCAAAGAGAATGCTGGCTATTAAGAGATGCAAGCATTTTGAGCTGGGAGGTGATAAGAAGAGAAAGGGCCAAGTGATCCAGTTTTGA